The genomic window GATGTCCCCAGGGTGAGTATCTTTCCAAGAAGTAATAAATTCATAAGATAGCGATCGCGAAATTGAACGTTCACCACGAGGACTAGTATCAATGTGGAGGATATTTGCCATAAAAAAATTTCTCCAAGTCTTAGGCACACAACAAAATTTATGGTCAAGTTAAAAACACTTGCCCAATAGACTTTAAACTATATAAAGTTAAGATGAAAGTACGCACTTAAAAGTAAGGTACTTACTAAAAAGTAACTATGAAAGCTGAAGCAGAAAATTACGAAAGGCTGACTTGTGAAGTGGAAACTACTTTAAAGGTAATTGGCGGACGCTGGAAGGTTTTAATCATTAGAGAACTGCTATCAGAAATTAAAAGATTTGGTGAATTGCAGCGTTCTCTACCTGGAATTACACAAAAGATGCTCACTCAACAACTTCGAGAATTAGAAGAAGATGGGATCATACATCGAGAAGTATATGCACAAATCCCCCCAAAGGTAGAATATTCTTTAACACCTCTGGGAAAAAGTTTACAACCAATTCTTTATGCAATGCACGAATGGGCTGTGAAGCATTTTTATCAAAAATAGGGGACTGGGGACTGGAAATAATGAATAGTTAATAGCTTCTTCGAGTTTTAATGAGTTTTTTCAAAAATAAAATAGAAGTCCTTTGTTTAAATTAAAGCTAAGTAAAGGTTAACAAAATTTAGGGGTTTAAATCCCCATTACAACAAGTAATTGCGTTAGCGGAGCGGGACGTTAGTCCATTGCGTTAGCGTTCGCGGTAGCGTCTCGTAGAGAAGCGGGGCGTTAGCCCATTGCGAATTGCGAATTGATTCTATTGGGTTTGTAAATATTCAATTGCTGCTTCTAACTTAGAAGAATAACTCTCAGCAAATCTTTCAAACCAAAGCCCTTCAGGAGAGAATGGATCTAATTTTGTTAGCCAATCTTGGGCTTGCTTTTTCAACCCTTCTCGTTGTTTAGCTTTGATTTGTTCTTGTCGAATCTTTTCTTGTTCTATTTCTTGCTGCTTTCTCAATTCCTCGGCTTGATCTTGGGCTTCAACGTCAGCCTGAACTTCTGCTAAGAGATTGTCGATAAAAGATGCTGATTTGTTTACAGGTGGGCTGAATGGTTTACCTACATTGGGTTTTGGCTGTGGCTGTTGTGGTTGTTCACTATTGTATTCAGCTTTAATTTGTGCTAACAGCTTGTCAATAGAATCCATAATTACACTTTAAAATTCAAAACTCAAAAAAGATAAAAAGTCAGGTTTTCACTGACTTTAGATACTTCTAAATGTTGTAGCTTACTTCCCTTTTTTACCTGACTGTGCTAGTCAGTAATAGCATTAAGTAGGACTTCTGAAAGACTCATATCCTCCATATCATCCATTGTGATGGTGTCGCAGATATCGAATTTCGCCCCAGCACTTTGCAATTCATCATCCAAAACCTTGAGAAAGCGGGTAGCTTGAGCATCTTTACCAACTTGGATGAAAGAAATAGCTAGTTCTTCATCTCTATCTAGACGGCGAGAAGCTTCAATAATTACCTTCATTACCGCTTTG from Nostoc sp. UHCC 0870 includes these protein-coding regions:
- a CDS encoding winged helix-turn-helix transcriptional regulator, coding for MKAEAENYERLTCEVETTLKVIGGRWKVLIIRELLSEIKRFGELQRSLPGITQKMLTQQLRELEEDGIIHREVYAQIPPKVEYSLTPLGKSLQPILYAMHEWAVKHFYQK
- a CDS encoding salt stress protein, Slr1339 family; this encodes MDSIDKLLAQIKAEYNSEQPQQPQPKPNVGKPFSPPVNKSASFIDNLLAEVQADVEAQDQAEELRKQQEIEQEKIRQEQIKAKQREGLKKQAQDWLTKLDPFSPEGLWFERFAESYSSKLEAAIEYLQTQ